The Microbacterium natoriense genomic interval GCGCCTCCGGCGGCACCGGCCGGTGGGTGAGCGCCGCCGGATGCTGGATGAGAGAGTCGACTCCGCCCAGCGACACGGCGTGCGTGAACAGCTCGGTGGCGGAGGTGACGGCGGATGCGGCGGCGAAGCCGCCCCGCATCCGCATCGCGATCATCGCGCCTGTTCCGCGCATCTGTCGTTCGAGGATGCCGTGCTGATCCCCGTCGAGTCCGGGGTAAGACCCCTTGCTTCTAAGCCCGGGGTACCATACCTCGGCGACCTCCGGCCGATCGATCAGCCACTGCACGATGCGACGAGCGCTCTCCTGCTGGGCCCGCATGCGCACGGGCAGGGTCGTGAGCCCGCGGTGCAGCAGGTACGCGCCGAGCGGATGCAGCAGTCCTCCGGTGACGGCGCGCACCCGCCGCAGCGCCTCGGCGGTCTGCTCGCTGCACGCGACCACGCCGGCGATCACGTCGCCGTGCCCGCCGAGGTACTTCGTCGCGCTGTGCAGCGACATGGCCGCGCCCAGGTCGATCGGGTTCTGCAGCACAGGCGTCGCGAAGGTGTTGTCGACGACCACCGGAACGCCGCCGGCCTGCGCGACGACGGCCGCGATGTCGGCGATGTCGAGTGTGGGGTTCGCCGGGGTCTCGACGACGACGAGACCCGTGTCGGGTCGGATGCTCGACGCGACCTCGTCAGGCTCGCAGTACGTGGTCTCGACTCCCAGCAGCCCGGAGCCGAGCAGGTGATCGGTGCCGCCGTAGAGCGGACGCACGGCGACCACGTGGCGCTTCCCCGCGGCGGCGCCGTGCGCGAGGATGACCGCGGTCATGGCCGCCATGCCCGAGGCGAATGCGACCGACGCCTCCGCGTGCTCGAGCTCGGCGAGCGCCTCTTCGAAACGGGCGACCGTGGGGTTCCACAGCCGCGCGTAGACCATGCTGCCGTCGGCCGGCGGGCGTCCGCCCGTGGCCATGGCCTCGTACGACTCGCCGCCCCGTTCGATGTCGGGAAGCGGGTTCGTCGTCGAGAGGTCGATCGGCAGCGCATGGACCCCGAGACCTTGGAGGTCGGAACGGCCGCTGTGGACGGCGACGGTATCAGGATGCAGCGGTGCAGTCATGCTTCCACGTTGCCTGAATCTCAATGAATGCGCTCTGATTCGACAGCATCCGTGATCAATCGTGTGATTCTCGCTATTCTGAGCCGACACGGGCATCCGAGGAGGGATACGGTTGGCGAAAGCGCAACTCGATGAGGTCGATCTCGAGATCCTCGCGATCCTGACCCGCGACGCCGAGATCACGAACAAGTCCCTCGCGCACCGGCTGGGTCTCGCCGAGTCGACGTGCGCACACCGGGTGCGGGCGCTGCGCGAGCGCGGCGTCATCCGCGACACCCGCATCCGCGTCGACGGCGCCGCCCTCGGATTCCCGCTGCAGGCGATCATCAAGGTGCGTCTCGCGAACCACACCGGGGAGAAGGTCACGGCGCTGTTCGACGCGCTGGTGAGCATCCCCCGGCGTGCTGCAGGTGTTCCACGTCGCGGGGGTCGACGACTTCCTCGTGCACGTCGCCGTGCAGGACGCGACGGCGCTGCGTGACATCGTGCTCGAGCACATCACCGTCCACCCCGTCGTGCGCGGCACCGAGACGCAGCTCGTGTTCGAGCTCCGCGACGGCGGCGGGCTTCTCGCGCGCTGACCCGCGTACGGATCGCGGAGCCGATGACGAATCGCGGATGCCGTCACGCAGAAGAATCCGTGAATCGTCACCGCATCCGCGATTCGTCGCGCCGCGCTCGCGCGTCGCCGCGGT includes:
- a CDS encoding trans-sulfuration enzyme family protein gives rise to the protein MTAPLHPDTVAVHSGRSDLQGLGVHALPIDLSTTNPLPDIERGGESYEAMATGGRPPADGSMVYARLWNPTVARFEEALAELEHAEASVAFASGMAAMTAVILAHGAAAGKRHVVAVRPLYGGTDHLLGSGLLGVETTYCEPDEVASSIRPDTGLVVVETPANPTLDIADIAAVVAQAGGVPVVVDNTFATPVLQNPIDLGAAMSLHSATKYLGGHGDVIAGVVACSEQTAEALRRVRAVTGGLLHPLGAYLLHRGLTTLPVRMRAQQESARRIVQWLIDRPEVAEVWYPGLRSKGSYPGLDGDQHGILERQMRGTGAMIAMRMRGGFAAASAVTSATELFTHAVSLGGVDSLIQHPAALTHRPVPPEARPAADVLRLSIGLENADDLIADLARAFAALPADETAGAAPEELHAVR
- a CDS encoding Lrp/AsnC family transcriptional regulator, with product MAKAQLDEVDLEILAILTRDAEITNKSLAHRLGLAESTCAHRVRALRERGVIRDTRIRVDGAALGFPLQAIIKVRLANHTGEKVTALFDALVSIPRRAAGVPRRGGRRLPRARRRAGRDGAA